DNA from Candidatus Eremiobacteraceae bacterium:
CGCGCGTAGAGCGCGCCGCGGCCGCCGCCGTTGAGCCACGTGGCGATCGCATTGCGATCGGGCGGCGACATCGCTGCGATCTGCGCCTCGACTTGATCGACGTTGGTGAAGACCGGATTGGGAGGTTGGAACCCGCCTTGGCGGACCCACGCTTGCACTTGGCCGACTTCACCGGCCCCAAGGTTTTGGACCGCCGTCAACGCCTGGAGCAGCGCATAGCTGGGATAGCTGGGATACGGATAGTACCCGTTTTGACCGCTGCTCGGTTGGGCGTGCGCCGGTGCGACTAAAAGCAAGCCGAGCAGGACCGCGATGAGCGCGCTTCGTCTCATGAGGCGCGCATTGTTACCCGCGACGTCCCGTTCCTTCAGGCCTTTGTTTGACGGGGCTTTGCGCGATATGGTATCCTGTGCGCTGTACCCCGGTGTCGGCGCGGTCGGATGAAATGCGACCAAGACAAGAGCTGATCCGCGGGCGAATGTGAGTGCAAGGAGCCCATCACAGCATGGCATTGAAAAAAGAACATAAGACCTCGGTCATCGATAAGCACAAGCGCAAAGACAACGATACCGGGTCGCCCGAAGTCCAGATCGCCCTTTTGACCGAATCGATCAACGACCTCACCGAGCATCTCAAGACGCACAAGAAAGACCACGCCAGCCGGCGCGGCCTGCTCATGAAGGTCGGCAAACGGCGCCGCTTGCTGCGCTATCTCGAGGGCTCCGATCTGGAACGCTACCGCAAGATCGTCAACGAATTGGGCCTGCGTCACTAGCGCAGGCCTCGGTCCGCTCGGATGCCCTGCCCAGGGATATCCGGCGAACATTAAGAAATAGCAAAGCGTCATATCAAAAGCGTTTCACACAACGCTCGCGCCTGTGAGCGCGGGCAAACTAAAAGGAGTTCCCTTTGCCAGAGTCCGTCAGCATGGAGCTGGGCGGGCGCACGCTTACCATCGAAACCGGTGAGCTCGCGCGCCAGGCCAGCGGCTCCGCATTTGTGCGGTACGGAGACACCTGCGTGCTCGCAGCCGTCACCGCAAGCCCCAACCCCCGCGAGGGTATCGAATTCTTCCCCCTCACGGTCGATTACGAAGAGCGCATGTATGCCGCCGGCAAGATCCCGGGCGGTTTCATCAAGCGCGAAGGCCGGCCCTCAGAGAAGGCGACGCTCACCGCGCGCCTGATCGATCGGCCGATCCGCCCGCTGTTCCCCGACGGTTTCCGCAACGACATCCACATCATCATCACCACGCTGTCCGTGGATCCGGAAGTGGATCCCGACGTCGTCGCGCTCGTCGCGGCCGGTGCCGCGCTTGCGGTTTCGGACATCCCGTTCGAGCAGCCGGTGGCGGGCGTGCGCGTCGGCATGGTCGACGGCGAGTACGTCGTCAATCCGACGCCCGCGCAGCTTGAGAAGAGCATCGTCGACGTCATCGTCGCCGGCACGGTCAACGCCGTCATGATGGTCGAGGGCAGCGGCAAGGAGGTCTCGGAAGAGACGTTCCTCGGCGCAGTCGAGTTCGGGCACGCGCGCGTCGTCGAGATCCTCGGCATCGTGCGCCAGCTCGCCGCAAAAGCGGGCAAGCCCAAGCGCGAGTTCCCCGTGTTCCTTCCCTCGGCCGAAATGCACCAGTTCGTCGACAGCGTGTTCGGCGCCGATATCGCGCGCGCGATGCGCATCACCAGCAAACAAGAACGCAGCCGCGCGTTCGACGCGATCACCCGCGCCGAAGCGCTGGCGCGCGTCGCGGGTCATAAGCTCGAGCCGCACGTCCGGCCGATGCTCGAGGATCCGAAGAACCGCGACTTCGACAAGTGCGTGAAAGCGCGCGAAGAGGACGAACTGCGCACGATGGTCGTCGACGAGGGCCTGCGCCCCGACGGCCGCAAGCTCGACGAAGTGCGCCCGATCAGCTGTCGCACCAGCGTCGTGCCGCGCACGCACGGATCGGGGCTGTTCACGCGCGGCGAGACCCAGATCTTCACCGCCGCGACGTTGGGATCGCTCTCGGACGAGCAGCGCATCGACGGTCTTGCGCCGATGTCGTTCAAGCGCTTCATGCACCACTACAACTTCCCGCCGTACTCGGTCGGCGAGACGCGCCCGATGCGCGGACCCGGCCGGCGCGAGATCGGGCACGGCAGCCTCGCTGAGCGCTCGATCGCGCCGATGCTGCCTCCGCCTGAGGCCTTCCCGTACACGCTGCGCCTGGTCTCAGAAACGCTTGAGAGCAACGGCTCG
Protein-coding regions in this window:
- the rpsO gene encoding 30S ribosomal protein S15; the protein is MALKKEHKTSVIDKHKRKDNDTGSPEVQIALLTESINDLTEHLKTHKKDHASRRGLLMKVGKRRRLLRYLEGSDLERYRKIVNELGLRH
- the pnp gene encoding polyribonucleotide nucleotidyltransferase — encoded protein: MPESVSMELGGRTLTIETGELARQASGSAFVRYGDTCVLAAVTASPNPREGIEFFPLTVDYEERMYAAGKIPGGFIKREGRPSEKATLTARLIDRPIRPLFPDGFRNDIHIIITTLSVDPEVDPDVVALVAAGAALAVSDIPFEQPVAGVRVGMVDGEYVVNPTPAQLEKSIVDVIVAGTVNAVMMVEGSGKEVSEETFLGAVEFGHARVVEILGIVRQLAAKAGKPKREFPVFLPSAEMHQFVDSVFGADIARAMRITSKQERSRAFDAITRAEALARVAGHKLEPHVRPMLEDPKNRDFDKCVKAREEDELRTMVVDEGLRPDGRKLDEVRPISCRTSVVPRTHGSGLFTRGETQIFTAATLGSLSDEQRIDGLAPMSFKRFMHHYNFPPYSVGETRPMRGPGRREIGHGSLAERSIAPMLPPPEAFPYTLRLVSETLESNGSSSMGSVCASTLALMDAGVPLAKHVGGVAMGLILKDGRPGILTDIQGLEDALGEMDFKVAGTVDGITAMQMDIKVQGVTIDIMRKAMAQAHESRLFIIGKLKEAIATPRRGLSKYAPRMIVLEIHPDKIKDVIGPGGKIINKIVAETGAKIDIEDDGRVFLASPDAASAEKARRMVEDIVKDVEIGEVYTGVVKRIMNFGAFVQILPGKEGLVHISQLAPHRVNRVEDEVNIGDEVVVQVREIDEKGRINLTRKHAAETAKH